Proteins found in one Hippopotamus amphibius kiboko isolate mHipAmp2 chromosome 12, mHipAmp2.hap2, whole genome shotgun sequence genomic segment:
- the RIPOR3 gene encoding RIPOR family member 3 isoform X9, producing MEVRPSQGHAPAGDCGPLGAGSPACPCRPGDGNFVEGVFQEKIRAQEFSEVSNTCKVLQDVWHAAEGGCLLGPQATASEEDLRSTEERPQGVSVRAAGRAGLPVRTPQGHPQEFQAGETPLQPSPGFLLRPGQGEGNFCQHMQTRSVERHIRKMEFHISKVDELYEGYCIQCRLRDGASNMQRAFSRCPPSRASRESLQELSRSLQECTEDMWLIEGALEVHLGEFHVRMKGLVGYARLCPGDQYEVLLRLGRQRWKLRGRIETDDSQTWDEEEKAFIPTLHENFEIKVTELRGLSSLAVGAVTCDIADFFTTRPQVIVVDITELGTIKLQLEVLWNPFDTESFLVSPSPTGKFSVGSRKGSLYNWTPPSTPSFRERYYLSVLQQPAQQALLLDRPRATSILSCLSDSDFRGPGLWSRSQELPEMDSFSSEDPRDTETSTSASTSDVGFLPLAIGPNTSIEEEAQEDPPPLGLLPEMFHLAEGSFVEQPGWRNLGVESPDLPRGSPFHNHMMPGSQEGHNEGETEDRVDGPGVPLERPLQDVLDLLRSTDPALSQLRELEYQVLSFRDRLKPCGACREHASAESLMECILESFSFLSAHIAPHQLALFGDSQGPRKDKTPPPPPLLKASSRELTAGAPELDTLLTVHLQICKALLQKLDSPNLSRMVQECLLEEAAQQKQVLETLSVLDFEKVSKATSIEEIIPQATRRKGCLKLWRGCTEPGTVLSCPGTVLLDQLKKMFLHRVRGKYPGQLEIACRRLLEQVLSCGGLLPGAGLPEEQTVTWFQFHSYLQRQGVSDLEKHFAQLTKEVTLVEELQCAGQAKTVRKLQGKRLSQLQPLPQTLRAWALLQLDGTPRVCRAASSRLASAARNKSFREKALLFYTNTLTENDAKLQQAACVALKHLRGIESIDQIASLCQSDLEAVRAAARETTLSFGEKGRLVFEKMDKLCSEQREEALGQEADVEITIF from the exons GGAGTATCTGTGCGTGCAGCAGGCCGAGCTGGATTACCTGTCAGGACGCCACAAGGACACCCGCAGGAATTCCAGGCTGGTGAGACCCCTCTCCAGCCCTCCCCAG GCTTTCTATTACGACCTGGACAAGGTGAGGGAAACTTCTGTCAGCACATG CAAACACGCTCTGTGGAAAGGCACATTCGGAAGATGGAGTTTCACATCAGCAAG GTGGACGAGCTCTACGAGGGCTACTGCATCCAGTGCCGCCTGCGCGACGGCGCCTCCAACATGCAGCGGGCCTTCTCCCGGTGCCCGCCGAGCCGCGCCTCGCGAGAGAGCCTGCAGGAGCTGAGCCGCAGCCTGCAGGAGTGCACCGAG GACATGTGGCTCATCGAGGGGGCCCTGGAGGTTCACCTGGGCGAGTTCCACGTCAGGATGAAAG GCTTGGTGGGCTACGCACGCCTCTGTCCAGGAGACCAGTATGAG GTGCTCCTGCGCCTGGGCCGCCAGCGCTGGAAGCTGAGGGGCCGCATCGAGACTGACGACAGCCAGACCTGGGACGAGGAGGAGAAGGCCTTCATCCCCACCCTGCACGAGAACTTCGAGATCAAG gtGACAGAGCTTCGGGGCCTGAGCTCGCTGGCCGTGGGCGCAGTGACCTGCGACATCGCCGACTTTTTCACAACCCGGCCGCAGGTCATTGTGGTGGACATCACAGAGCTGGGCACCATCAAGCTGCAGCTGGAGGTGCTGTGGAA cCCGTTTGATACCGAGAGCTTCCTGGTGTCGCCCAGTCCCACAGGCAAGTTCTCTGTGGGCAGCAGGAAGGGCTCCTTGTACAACTGGACACCTCCAAGCACCCCCAGCTTCCGGGAGAGATACTACCTG TCTGTCCTGCAGCAGCCAGCACAGCAAGCCTTGCTGCTGGACAGGCCGAGGGCCACCTCCATCCTCAGCTGCCTGTCCGACAGCGACTTTCGGGGCCCTGGCCTATGGAGCCGGAGTCAGGAGCTGCCAGAGATGGACTCCTTTAGCTCCGAGGACCCCCGAGACACTGAGACCAGCACATCAGCATCCACCTCGGACGTGGGCTTCCTGCCCTTGGCCATTGGCCCCAACACCTCCATTGAGGAGGAGGCCCAGGAGGACCCCCCGCCCCTGGGCCTCCTGCCAGAGATGTTCCACCTGGCAGAGGGCTCATTTGTGGAGCAGCCTGGTTGGAGAAATTTGGGAGTAGAAAGCCCCGACCTCCCGCGGGGCTCCCCCTTCCACAACCACATGATGCCGGGTAGCCAGGAAGGCCACAATGAAGGAGAAACCGAGGACAGAGTGGATGGTCCCGGAGTGCCCCTCGAGAGGCCCCTGCAGGATGTCCTGGATTTACTGAGGTCCACGGACCCTGCTCTGTCCCAGCTCCGGGAGCTGGAGTATCAGGTCCTCAGCTTCAGGGACCGGCTGAAG CCCTGCGGAGCCTGCCGGGAGCACGCCTCTGCGGAGAGCCTGATGGAGTGCATCCTGGAGAGCTTCTCCTTCCTCAGCGCCCACATCGCCCCGCACCAGCTGGCCCTGTTTGGGGACTCCCAGGGCCCCCG AAAGGACAAGACCCCACCTCCACCGCCATTGCTGAAAGCATCGTCCAGGGAGCTCACGGCTGGTGCCCCAGAGCTGGACACGCTGCTCACGGTTCACCTCCAAATCTGCAAAGCGCTGCTGCAG AAACTGGACTCTCCTAATTTGTCGAGGATGGTCCAGGAATGCCTTCTGGAAGAAGCTGCACAGCAAAAACAGGTTCTAGAGACACTTTCTGTGCTTGATTTTGAGAAGGTCAGCAAGGCGACATCCATTGAAGAGA TCATCCCGCAGGCCACGCGGAGGAAGGGGTGCCTGAAGCTGTGGAGAGGCTGCACAGAGCCCGGCACGGTCCTGTCCTGCCCTGGCACGGTGCTGCTGGACCAGCTCAAGAAGATGTTCCTGCACAGAGTCAGAGGGAAATACCCGGGACAGCTGGAAATAG CGTGCCGCAGGCTCCTGGAGCAGGTCCTCAGCTGCGGCGGGCTGCTGCCTGGAGCCGGGCTCCCTGAAGAACAGACCGTCACCTGGTTCCAGTTTCACAGCTACCTGCAGAGGCAGGGCGTCTCTGACCTGGAGAAGCACTTTGCCCAGCTCACCAAGGAAG TAACACTCGTCGAGGAGCTACAGTGTGCGGGCCAGGCCAAGACAGTCAGGAAGCTGCAGGGGAAGCGGCTGAGTCagctccagcccctgccccagacGTTGAGGGCCTGGGCGCTGCTCCAGCTGGACGGGACCCCTCGTGTGTGCAGGGCGGCCAGCTCTCGCCTGGCCAGCGCAGCCAGGAACAAGAGCTTTCGGGAAAAG GCTTTGCTCTTCTACACCAACACCCTGACCGAGAACGACGCGAAACTCCAGCAAGCCGCATGCGTGGCACTAAAACATCTCAGG GGCATTGAAAGCATTGATCAGATCGCCAGCCTCTGCCAGTCTGACCTGGAGGCCGTGCGAGCGGCAGCCCGGGAAACCACGCTGTCCTTTG GTGAAAAAGGACGCTTAGTTTTTGAGAAGATGGACAAACTTTGCTCCGAACAAAGAGAAGAAGCCTTAGGCCAGGAGGCAGATGTTGaaatcacaatattttaa